One segment of Thermodesulfovibrio sp. 3907-1M DNA contains the following:
- the cobD gene encoding threonine-phosphate decarboxylase CobD, giving the protein MRHGGDIYTVSELTGKSPYEILDMSSSVNPLPLPEKIKKKVIEKFPFLHKYPDTEARAFVRTLSELYDIPSEKIICGNGLTELIYLTVQALKPESVLLLEPTFTEYERACKFNDINDIERIFSLSKEKIIEMLWKTMKERKYAMVFICNPNNPTGWLIEKSEILKLASLYEDTIFVVDEAFIDFVPEESLFREVSPNIIVLRSLTKFYGLAGLRFGYAVASIQIVERIKKYRHPWSINSLAQLIAEEIIRDEDFKRQSYEFFKSEKDFFERSLNELKLKYFPSVANFYLFEIPKKGVFQYMIERGVLIRDCSNFYGLNENFIRVSVKSRAENERFFKEMKEFLRS; this is encoded by the coding sequence ATGAGACACGGAGGCGATATTTACACTGTTTCAGAGCTTACAGGAAAGTCTCCATATGAAATCTTAGATATGAGCTCATCTGTTAATCCCCTTCCTTTACCTGAAAAAATAAAGAAAAAGGTTATTGAAAAATTTCCATTTCTCCACAAATACCCTGACACTGAAGCGAGAGCTTTTGTAAGAACCTTATCTGAGCTTTATGATATCCCATCAGAAAAGATTATATGCGGGAACGGTTTAACAGAGCTCATATATCTTACAGTTCAGGCATTAAAGCCTGAATCTGTACTGTTATTAGAACCAACATTCACAGAGTATGAAAGAGCCTGTAAATTCAATGATATAAACGATATTGAGAGAATTTTTTCTCTGAGTAAAGAGAAAATTATTGAAATGCTATGGAAAACAATGAAAGAAAGAAAATATGCAATGGTTTTTATCTGCAATCCCAATAATCCAACAGGATGGCTGATTGAAAAGAGTGAAATCCTGAAACTTGCCTCTCTTTACGAAGATACCATTTTTGTTGTTGATGAAGCATTTATAGATTTTGTTCCAGAGGAAAGTCTTTTCAGAGAAGTATCACCGAATATTATTGTTTTACGCTCCCTTACAAAGTTTTACGGACTTGCTGGATTGAGATTCGGTTATGCTGTTGCTTCCATCCAGATTGTTGAAAGAATAAAAAAATATAGACATCCATGGAGTATAAATAGCCTTGCCCAATTGATAGCAGAAGAAATAATCAGGGATGAAGATTTTAAAAGACAGAGTTATGAATTTTTTAAAAGTGAGAAGGACTTTTTTGAACGATCCCTTAATGAACTTAAACTCAAATACTTTCCATCAGTAGCAAATTTTTATCTCTTTGAAATTCCCAAAAAAGGCGTTTTCCAGTACATGATTGAAAGAGGAGTCCTCATCAGGGATTGTTCAAACTTTTATGGACTCAATGAAAACTTCATAAGAGTTTCTGTAAAGAGCAGAGCGGAGAATGAGAGATTTTTTAAAGAAATGAAAGAGTTTTTAAGGAGTTGA
- the uvrB gene encoding excinuclease ABC subunit UvrB produces the protein MDKYILQTSFKPKGDQPKAIKQLVDGIKKGYRHQVLLGVTGSGKTFTIANVIAKVNKPTLVIAHNKTLAAQLYGELKELFPYNAVEYYVSYYDYYQPEAYIPETDTYIEKDALINDDIDRMRHSATLSVLTRRDVIVVASVSCIYGIGSPDDYMSMHINIEEGMITERDALLKKLVEILYTRAENEFRRGSFRVRGDVVDIYASHCLDKAYRVEFFDDEIDAIYEIDPLTGRRLKRIQRIFIPPNSHWVTPEPRLKRAVETIEEELQERIKYFKDRGENLFAERIERRTRFDLELLSQFGHCHGIENYSRHLSGRLPGEPPFTLIDYIYAGPSKGDFLTVIDESHVTVPQIGGMYEGDRSRKQTLVDYGFRLPSALDNRPLTFKEFEHRMNYVVYVSATPGDYEIEKSGGRIVEQIIRPTGLVDPKIEVRPASNQVEDLLDEIQKRVEKGERVLVTTLTKKMAEDLTDYYTTLGIKAKYLHSDIDTLERVEILRDLRLGKFDVLIGVNLLREGLDLPEVSLVAIFDADKEGFLRSERSLIQTAGRASRNVNGTVILYADTTTESMRKAIEETERRRKIQLEYNKKMGIVPETVKSKIKDILSSIYERDYFTPDVVKEEVEEYELSEDTLKRLEAEMKHAAENLEFEKAAEIRDRIFKIKEKMIKLGLKLNS, from the coding sequence ATGGATAAATATATACTTCAAACTTCCTTTAAACCAAAGGGAGACCAACCAAAAGCAATAAAACAGCTTGTTGATGGTATAAAAAAAGGATACAGGCATCAGGTTTTACTCGGTGTTACTGGCTCTGGGAAAACCTTTACGATTGCGAATGTTATTGCTAAAGTAAACAAACCAACCCTTGTTATTGCCCACAATAAAACACTTGCAGCACAGCTTTATGGAGAATTAAAGGAACTCTTCCCATACAATGCTGTTGAATACTATGTAAGTTATTATGACTACTATCAACCTGAAGCATACATTCCAGAGACAGACACATATATTGAAAAGGATGCACTGATAAATGATGACATTGACAGAATGAGGCATTCTGCAACCCTTTCTGTTCTTACTCGCAGGGACGTTATAGTGGTAGCCTCTGTATCGTGCATATACGGAATTGGCTCTCCCGATGACTATATGTCAATGCACATAAACATTGAAGAAGGAATGATTACTGAAAGAGATGCACTGTTAAAAAAGCTCGTTGAAATTCTCTATACAAGAGCAGAGAATGAATTCAGAAGAGGAAGTTTTCGTGTAAGAGGAGATGTGGTTGATATTTATGCCTCCCACTGCCTTGATAAAGCTTATAGAGTTGAGTTTTTTGATGATGAAATTGATGCCATATACGAGATAGACCCACTTACAGGACGAAGGCTCAAAAGAATTCAAAGAATATTTATTCCACCAAACAGCCACTGGGTAACACCTGAGCCAAGACTGAAAAGAGCAGTTGAAACCATAGAAGAGGAACTGCAAGAAAGAATTAAATATTTCAAAGACAGAGGTGAGAATCTTTTTGCTGAAAGAATTGAAAGAAGAACCCGTTTTGATCTTGAGCTTTTAAGTCAGTTTGGGCACTGTCACGGAATTGAAAACTACTCAAGACATCTGAGTGGAAGACTTCCCGGCGAGCCACCGTTTACATTGATAGATTACATTTACGCAGGTCCTTCAAAGGGAGATTTTTTAACAGTGATTGATGAAAGCCATGTTACAGTTCCTCAGATAGGAGGAATGTATGAGGGTGACCGCTCTCGTAAACAAACGCTTGTTGATTATGGATTCAGACTTCCCAGTGCCCTTGATAATCGTCCTCTTACCTTTAAAGAGTTTGAACATAGAATGAATTATGTAGTATATGTTTCGGCAACGCCAGGTGATTATGAGATTGAAAAGTCTGGTGGCAGAATTGTTGAGCAGATTATAAGACCTACAGGACTTGTTGACCCAAAGATTGAGGTGCGTCCAGCTTCAAATCAAGTTGAGGATTTACTTGATGAGATTCAAAAAAGAGTTGAAAAAGGAGAAAGGGTTCTTGTCACCACGCTCACAAAAAAGATGGCTGAGGATTTGACTGACTACTATACAACTCTTGGCATAAAAGCAAAGTATCTTCATTCAGATATTGATACCCTTGAAAGAGTTGAAATTCTGAGGGATTTAAGACTTGGCAAGTTTGATGTTTTAATTGGAGTAAATTTACTCAGGGAAGGGCTTGACCTTCCTGAAGTATCCTTAGTTGCCATATTTGATGCAGACAAAGAGGGATTTCTCCGCTCTGAGAGATCACTTATTCAGACAGCAGGAAGAGCCTCAAGAAACGTAAATGGCACTGTAATTCTTTATGCAGACACAACTACAGAGTCAATGAGAAAAGCCATTGAAGAGACTGAAAGGCGAAGAAAGATTCAACTTGAATATAACAAAAAAATGGGTATTGTCCCAGAAACAGTAAAGAGTAAAATCAAGGATATACTATCATCAATCTACGAGAGAGACTACTTTACTCCTGATGTTGTTAAAGAAGAGGTGGAAGAATATGAACTCAGTGAAGACACATTAAAAAGGCTTGAAGCAGAAATGAAGCATGCAGCAGAAAATCTTGAGTTTGAAAAAGCAGCAGAGATAAGAGACAGGATATTTAAAATAAAAGAAAAGATGATAAAGTTAGGATTAAAGCTTAATTCTTGA
- a CDS encoding cobyric acid synthase, producing the protein MAKLLMIQGTSSNCGKSLIVTALCRIARLRGIKVAPFKAQNMSLQSFVTEDGGEIGVAQAIQAEASGITPSVHMNPVLLKPAGEQGIQVVVHGKLYKTLKSDDFYWGKKNLWEAVKKSLDYLCREYEFLVIEGAGSPAEINLLENDIVNMAVADYLKAPVIIVGDIDRGGVFASIYGTVKLLEEYDKLIKGFIINKFRGYIDILLPGIKKLEEMIKKPCLGVLPYMDETGIAEEDGVSARLSNSFSFNSDDAVKIVILRLRYISNFSDFEPLRFEPDVELVYSLRKEDLFNADVVIIPGSKKTFEDLKLLRELKIDETLRELAKNKVEIIGICGGFQMLGEKLEDPYMVETPVKEFDGLGMVPVKTVFYPEKITTQVEGYLCSEPSVRVTGYEIHKGVSYGELNLFKIKRRVTDETLFDGFCSENVWGTYIHGAFESDALRRWLINRQRTKKGLTPINYTFSWRKLKESFLDSLAETMEKHLDMDKIWKISGL; encoded by the coding sequence ATGGCTAAGTTATTGATGATACAGGGAACATCTTCAAATTGTGGGAAAAGCCTGATTGTTACAGCTTTATGTAGAATTGCAAGGCTAAGAGGTATAAAAGTTGCACCATTTAAAGCCCAGAACATGAGTTTACAGAGTTTTGTTACAGAGGACGGAGGAGAGATAGGAGTTGCTCAGGCAATTCAGGCAGAGGCATCTGGTATTACTCCTTCAGTTCATATGAATCCTGTATTACTTAAACCAGCTGGTGAACAGGGTATTCAGGTTGTTGTTCATGGTAAGCTTTATAAGACTTTGAAATCAGATGATTTTTACTGGGGAAAGAAGAATCTGTGGGAAGCTGTAAAGAAATCACTTGATTATTTATGCAGGGAATACGAATTCTTAGTGATTGAAGGTGCTGGAAGTCCTGCTGAGATAAACCTTCTTGAGAACGACATTGTTAATATGGCTGTTGCAGATTATCTTAAAGCACCTGTTATTATTGTGGGAGATATTGACAGAGGTGGAGTTTTTGCCTCAATTTATGGAACTGTAAAGCTTCTTGAAGAATATGACAAACTTATTAAAGGTTTTATAATTAACAAATTCAGAGGTTACATAGATATTCTTTTACCAGGAATAAAAAAGCTTGAAGAGATGATAAAAAAGCCCTGTCTTGGTGTGCTTCCATATATGGATGAAACCGGAATAGCAGAGGAAGACGGAGTTTCAGCGAGGCTATCAAACTCTTTTTCCTTTAATTCAGATGATGCAGTAAAGATAGTTATTTTAAGACTACGATACATATCAAACTTCAGTGATTTTGAGCCATTGAGATTTGAGCCAGATGTAGAGTTAGTTTATTCATTAAGAAAAGAAGACCTGTTTAATGCTGATGTAGTAATCATTCCCGGCTCAAAGAAAACCTTTGAGGATTTAAAGCTTCTTAGAGAGCTAAAGATTGATGAAACATTGAGGGAGCTTGCAAAAAATAAAGTTGAAATAATCGGAATATGCGGTGGATTTCAGATGCTCGGTGAAAAACTGGAGGACCCTTATATGGTTGAAACTCCTGTCAAGGAGTTTGATGGCTTAGGTATGGTGCCTGTTAAAACAGTGTTTTATCCTGAGAAAATAACCACTCAGGTTGAAGGCTATCTATGTTCTGAGCCTTCAGTGAGAGTTACAGGTTATGAAATTCATAAAGGAGTGAGTTATGGAGAGTTAAATCTCTTCAAAATAAAGAGAAGAGTAACAGATGAGACACTGTTTGATGGATTTTGCTCTGAGAATGTCTGGGGAACATATATTCACGGAGCATTTGAAAGTGATGCCTTAAGAAGATGGCTAATAAACAGACAAAGAACTAAAAAGGGATTAACCCCAATTAATTATACCTTTTCATGGAGAAAGCTTAAAGAATCTTTTTTAGATAGCCTTGCAGAAACAATGGAAAAACATCTTGATATGGATAAAATATGGAAAATATCAGGACTATGA
- a CDS encoding diphthine--ammonia ligase, with product MAILRAFVSWSGGKDSSLACHRAMKNGIDVVYLVNMLSEQGDFSRSHGLSSQLIKAQAEAIGIPVIQRKTTWESYEEEFKKTLLQLKKQGIDAGVFGDIDLEEHREWVERVCGKTGIKAILPLWNEEREKLLKEFIKSGFKAIVCSTNSSFLGSEWLGREIDFDFIKNLKALENVDLCGEKGEYHTFVYDGPIFKSPIRFSFGKKIRKDKNLFLEIWRC from the coding sequence ATGGCTATTTTAAGAGCCTTTGTTTCATGGAGCGGAGGAAAGGATAGCTCATTAGCCTGCCACAGGGCAATGAAAAATGGTATTGATGTGGTCTATCTCGTTAATATGCTTTCAGAGCAGGGAGATTTTTCCCGCTCTCACGGACTAAGCTCTCAGCTAATTAAAGCTCAGGCAGAAGCTATCGGCATCCCAGTTATTCAAAGAAAAACAACATGGGAAAGCTATGAAGAGGAGTTTAAAAAAACTCTTTTGCAATTAAAAAAACAGGGAATTGATGCAGGAGTATTTGGTGATATTGACCTTGAGGAGCACAGAGAATGGGTTGAAAGGGTATGTGGTAAGACAGGGATAAAGGCGATTCTGCCATTGTGGAATGAAGAGAGGGAAAAGCTTCTTAAAGAGTTTATAAAATCTGGTTTTAAAGCAATAGTCTGCTCAACAAACTCCTCTTTTCTTGGTAGTGAATGGCTTGGAAGGGAAATTGATTTTGATTTCATTAAAAATTTAAAAGCCTTAGAAAATGTTGATCTGTGCGGTGAAAAAGGAGAGTATCATACATTTGTTTATGACGGACCGATTTTTAAGTCACCTATAAGATTTTCGTTTGGAAAAAAGATAAGGAAAGACAAAAATCTTTTTCTTGAGATATGGAGATGTTAA
- the cobT gene encoding nicotinate-nucleotide--dimethylbenzimidazole phosphoribosyltransferase: MLNLEVQPLKKEFIQIAWERLNNLTKPPGSLGRLEEIAAKLVAIYENPMPEIKKKAVLVFASDHGVTEEGVSAYPKEVTAQMVFNFLRGGAGINVLARHAGADVVVVDVGVDYDFGKIDGLVSKKVVKGAGNIAKGMAMTRSDAIKCIEIGIELVKEYHQKGYNLFATGEMGIGNTTPSSAVVSVLTNSPVEEVTGKGTGIDEETFKRKVEVIKRAIKINKPDASDPFDVLSKIGGPEIGAIAGVVLCCAHLRLPVIVDGFISTAGALIAYCINPSVKDYIFASHNSVERGHKKALDFIGLKPLVDLNLRLGEGTGAAVAMTVIEAGLKIYREMATFDEAGVSKSDK; encoded by the coding sequence ATGTTAAATCTTGAAGTTCAACCATTAAAAAAAGAGTTTATTCAGATTGCATGGGAAAGGCTTAACAATCTTACAAAACCACCGGGAAGCCTTGGAAGGCTTGAGGAGATTGCAGCAAAGCTTGTTGCTATTTATGAAAATCCGATGCCTGAGATAAAGAAAAAGGCTGTGCTTGTTTTTGCCTCTGATCATGGAGTTACAGAGGAAGGTGTCTCTGCCTATCCAAAGGAAGTTACTGCCCAGATGGTCTTTAACTTTTTAAGAGGTGGAGCAGGTATAAATGTTTTGGCAAGACATGCAGGAGCAGATGTTGTGGTTGTTGATGTGGGCGTGGATTACGATTTTGGAAAGATTGATGGATTAGTATCAAAAAAAGTTGTAAAGGGAGCTGGAAATATTGCAAAAGGAATGGCAATGACTCGCAGTGATGCAATAAAATGTATAGAAATCGGCATAGAACTTGTAAAAGAGTATCACCAAAAAGGTTATAATCTCTTTGCTACTGGAGAGATGGGAATTGGCAATACAACACCTTCTTCTGCAGTTGTAAGCGTTCTTACAAATTCACCGGTTGAGGAAGTTACTGGCAAGGGAACAGGCATAGATGAAGAAACCTTCAAGAGAAAAGTTGAAGTAATTAAAAGAGCAATAAAGATAAACAAACCTGATGCTTCAGACCCTTTTGATGTTTTATCAAAGATTGGAGGGCCTGAGATAGGAGCAATAGCAGGAGTTGTCCTTTGCTGTGCCCATTTAAGGCTTCCAGTTATAGTTGATGGATTTATCTCAACAGCAGGAGCTTTGATTGCTTACTGTATAAATCCATCTGTGAAAGATTACATTTTTGCCTCACACAACTCTGTTGAAAGGGGGCATAAAAAAGCACTTGACTTTATTGGACTTAAGCCTTTAGTTGATTTAAACCTGAGGCTTGGTGAAGGAACTGGTGCAGCAGTTGCCATGACAGTTATTGAAGCAGGGCTAAAAATTTATAGAGAGATGGCAACTTTTGATGAGGCAGGTGTAAGTAAAAGTGATAAATAG
- the cobS gene encoding adenosylcobinamide-GDP ribazoletransferase — MINRFLIALSFLTVLPLKAEKINEKNIAGSVIFFPFVGLLEGAVSVLLIKGLNYIFSSAVISIILLLFLFSLRGIFHIDGVSDTFDALFYRETGQKEKDIQRRLEIMKDSTVGVAGVVVSVFDILCRFVFFKELIEINQFMTLIFIFTFSRWSVIPLMYYGKPAKNTGLGAIFIGKINKGQFILSSSLPSFLLIYFTLKIFIFLPLVVFILCILLIILKKFFQTKFNGITGDHLGATVEITEIVFILCFLLSVRWLSY; from the coding sequence GTGATAAATAGATTTCTCATTGCTCTTTCATTTTTAACTGTTTTACCTTTAAAAGCAGAGAAAATTAATGAAAAAAATATTGCAGGCTCAGTTATTTTTTTCCCTTTTGTGGGACTTTTAGAGGGAGCGGTTTCTGTTTTATTGATTAAAGGATTAAACTATATATTCTCGTCTGCTGTTATCTCAATTATTTTACTTTTATTTTTATTTTCACTGAGAGGAATATTTCACATTGACGGAGTTTCAGACACCTTTGATGCTCTCTTTTACAGAGAAACAGGTCAGAAAGAAAAGGACATACAGAGAAGACTTGAAATAATGAAGGATAGCACAGTTGGTGTTGCAGGAGTTGTGGTATCAGTATTTGATATTCTTTGCAGATTTGTTTTTTTTAAAGAACTTATTGAGATAAATCAATTCATGACACTTATTTTTATCTTTACATTTTCAAGGTGGTCAGTAATTCCGTTAATGTATTATGGAAAACCTGCAAAAAACACAGGTCTTGGAGCTATATTTATTGGAAAAATCAATAAAGGTCAGTTTATTCTATCTTCATCCTTGCCTTCGTTTTTACTGATTTACTTTACATTAAAAATTTTTATTTTTTTGCCTCTGGTTGTATTTATACTTTGCATACTTCTAATAATTCTAAAAAAATTCTTTCAAACTAAGTTCAACGGAATAACAGGAGACCATCTTGGAGCTACTGTTGAGATAACAGAGATTGTTTTTATTCTTTGCTTTTTGTTGTCTGTGAGATGGCTAAGTTATTGA
- the cbiB gene encoding adenosylcobinamide-phosphate synthase CbiB: MKILYVESWTVALAFLIDFLIGDPKRYHPVVAIGKLIKKTEEFLRDMKLTGRFGGFLLFLSVTFIVFLFSIIFVYFLDILSKLSHITWLFSFIFLAIFSSLFIALRGLINEAKGVNKLLDEGNLVQARLSLKALVGRDTGNLSEEKIRIAIIESLSENLSDAVIAPLFYFFIGGFPFLVLYKTVNTLDSMVGYKNERYIDFGWFSAKMDDVFNYIPARITGVLIVLSSFIVAGFSSGKNSLKTMLRDGKKHSSPNSGIPEAAIAGALGVRLGGPNYYEGIFVEKPFIGDILKIVSREDVNLSIKIIITSSFIFISTSIVLRSIL; encoded by the coding sequence ATGAAGATACTTTATGTTGAAAGCTGGACAGTAGCTCTGGCATTTTTAATTGATTTTTTAATCGGAGACCCTAAAAGATACCATCCTGTTGTAGCAATTGGCAAACTCATTAAAAAAACTGAAGAATTTTTAAGAGATATGAAACTCACAGGCAGATTTGGAGGCTTTTTGCTTTTTTTATCAGTAACATTCATTGTTTTCTTATTTTCAATTATTTTTGTTTATTTTTTAGATATTTTAAGCAAACTTTCGCATATTACGTGGCTATTTTCATTTATTTTTCTTGCCATATTCAGCAGTCTCTTTATTGCTTTAAGAGGTCTAATTAATGAAGCTAAGGGGGTAAATAAGCTTTTAGATGAAGGAAATTTAGTTCAGGCAAGGCTTTCACTGAAAGCTCTTGTTGGAAGGGATACAGGGAATCTTTCAGAAGAAAAGATAAGAATAGCAATTATTGAAAGCCTATCTGAAAATCTCTCTGATGCGGTCATTGCTCCATTGTTTTATTTTTTCATTGGTGGTTTTCCTTTTTTAGTTTTATATAAAACTGTGAACACTCTTGACTCAATGGTAGGTTATAAAAATGAAAGATACATAGATTTTGGATGGTTTTCAGCAAAGATGGATGATGTTTTTAACTATATTCCTGCAAGAATAACTGGAGTGCTCATAGTTTTAAGCTCATTTATTGTCGCTGGTTTTTCTTCAGGAAAAAATTCATTAAAGACTATGTTAAGGGATGGGAAAAAACATAGTAGCCCAAACAGTGGAATACCTGAGGCAGCCATAGCTGGTGCTTTAGGAGTAAGACTGGGAGGTCCCAACTACTATGAGGGCATTTTTGTTGAAAAACCCTTTATTGGAGATATTTTAAAAATTGTCAGCCGAGAAGATGTTAATTTAAGCATTAAAATTATCATCACAAGCAGCTTTATATTTATTTCAACATCTATTGTTCTCAGGAGCATTTTATGA
- the cobU gene encoding bifunctional adenosylcobinamide kinase/adenosylcobinamide-phosphate guanylyltransferase, translating to MIIFILGGIKSGKTRFALKEAEINKRLFYIATARAIDNEMKERIERHKKERGSQWITIEEPINLMEAIMKIPENSSVVVDCLTTWLTNLIIEGYDYEEFTESFIDSLKKVKDSIHIFIVANEVGLGIIPERELGRKFIDIAGTANQRIMDICDKAFLMIAGKALRIK from the coding sequence ATGATTATTTTTATTCTTGGTGGTATAAAAAGCGGAAAAACAAGATTTGCCCTTAAAGAAGCAGAAATAAACAAGAGGCTTTTCTATATTGCTACAGCAAGAGCTATTGACAATGAGATGAAAGAACGCATTGAAAGACATAAAAAAGAAAGAGGCAGCCAGTGGATTACCATAGAGGAGCCCATAAATTTAATGGAGGCAATTATGAAAATCCCTGAGAACTCTTCAGTGGTAGTTGATTGTCTTACCACATGGCTTACAAATCTTATTATTGAAGGATATGATTATGAGGAGTTCACTGAATCATTTATTGATTCATTAAAAAAAGTTAAAGATAGCATTCACATATTTATCGTAGCAAATGAGGTTGGACTTGGAATAATTCCTGAAAGAGAGCTTGGAAGAAAATTCATTGATATTGCAGGAACTGCAAATCAGAGGATAATGGATATATGCGATAAAGCCTTTTTAATGATTGCAGGAAAAGCTCTAAGAATAAAATGA
- a CDS encoding iron-sulfur cluster assembly accessory protein: MFSISSKAAEKAKAILKQEGKEGWGLRIFSAEGYCSPSFGLDIDENPQEGDEVVEKDGLRVFMDKQTFDLLNELELDYYEDEEQEGFILKGPMPSCGPGCGGSCGV; encoded by the coding sequence GTGTTTAGTATCAGTTCAAAAGCAGCCGAAAAGGCAAAAGCAATCCTTAAGCAGGAGGGCAAAGAAGGTTGGGGTTTGAGAATATTCTCAGCAGAAGGATACTGCAGCCCCTCATTCGGTCTTGATATTGATGAAAATCCTCAGGAAGGTGATGAAGTAGTGGAAAAAGATGGATTAAGGGTCTTTATGGATAAACAGACCTTTGATCTACTCAATGAGCTTGAACTTGACTACTATGAGGATGAAGAACAGGAAGGATTTATTCTTAAAGGTCCAATGCCTTCATGTGGACCAGGCTGTGGAGGTTCCTGCGGCGTATAA
- the hemB gene encoding porphobilinogen synthase, translating into MFPVHRPRRLRKTEILRKMVRETTLTPQNFIYPMFVVPGRGVKNPISSMPDCFQESVDEAVKTAKDVFSLGIPAIILFGIPEHKDEKASSAYDENGIVQTAVKAIKDALPDLIVITDVCLCEYTSHGHCGIIKNGKIDNDSTLELLALEAVSHARAGADIVAPSDMMDGRVGRIRKMLDDEGFSDVVILSYAAKYASAFYGPFREAAQSAPAFGDRRSYQMDPANRREALREVALDIEEGADIVMVKPALAYLDIISDVKNNFSVPVAAYNVSGEYSMIKAAAQLGWLNEEAVMMEVLTAIKRAGADLILTYFAKKAAKLLNS; encoded by the coding sequence ATGTTCCCAGTTCATCGTCCAAGAAGACTGAGAAAAACTGAGATTCTGAGAAAGATGGTGAGGGAGACAACCCTCACCCCTCAGAATTTTATTTATCCCATGTTTGTTGTCCCCGGGAGAGGAGTTAAAAATCCTATTTCTTCAATGCCTGATTGTTTTCAGGAAAGTGTTGATGAAGCAGTAAAAACAGCCAAAGATGTGTTTTCCTTAGGAATTCCTGCAATAATTCTATTTGGAATTCCAGAACATAAAGATGAGAAGGCATCATCAGCCTATGATGAAAATGGTATTGTTCAGACTGCTGTAAAGGCAATAAAAGATGCTCTGCCAGACTTAATTGTCATTACTGATGTATGCCTTTGTGAATACACATCTCATGGACACTGTGGAATTATAAAAAATGGAAAAATAGACAATGACTCTACCCTTGAACTGCTTGCTCTTGAAGCAGTATCACATGCACGGGCAGGTGCAGATATTGTTGCTCCCTCTGATATGATGGATGGAAGAGTGGGGAGAATACGCAAAATGCTTGATGATGAAGGATTTAGTGATGTTGTTATTTTGTCTTATGCAGCAAAATATGCCTCCGCTTTTTACGGACCGTTCAGGGAGGCTGCACAGAGTGCTCCAGCCTTTGGTGATAGACGCTCCTATCAGATGGATCCGGCAAATCGGAGAGAGGCTCTCAGGGAAGTTGCTCTTGACATTGAAGAAGGAGCTGATATTGTAATGGTTAAGCCGGCACTGGCATATCTTGATATTATCTCAGATGTGAAAAATAACTTTTCCGTTCCTGTGGCTGCATACAATGTAAGTGGAGAATACTCAATGATTAAAGCTGCAGCTCAGCTTGGCTGGTTGAATGAAGAAGCTGTAATGATGGAAGTTCTTACAGCAATAAAAAGAGCTGGTGCAGACCTTATTCTTACATATTTTGCAAAAAAGGCAGCAAAATTACTTAACAGTTAA
- a CDS encoding helical backbone metal receptor produces MRILVSFITFLILATTGFAEPQRIISLAPSVTEAVYYLGAIDRLVAVSNYCKWPQEVTKKPKAGGMMDPSYEKILSLKPDLVIISKDVTPKEVYNRLVELGIKVHVYAPETLKNMPDELIRLGIAIGKEREAKIVAREFKESIKKIKKPFNGQRALFVIWAEPLTVAGKSSHINEVMNLLGLKNIAETSSINIETVIKLNPEIIFFGAGHKTVYERLILKLKDTNAFKKGNIYFISDKIYHLSPRIIEGIREMAGVKIKN; encoded by the coding sequence ATGAGGATTCTGGTATCTTTTATAACATTTTTAATTCTCGCGACAACAGGCTTTGCTGAGCCTCAGAGAATTATCTCTCTTGCGCCATCAGTTACAGAGGCAGTTTATTATCTTGGAGCAATTGACAGGCTTGTTGCAGTTTCCAACTACTGCAAATGGCCTCAGGAAGTAACTAAAAAACCAAAAGCTGGAGGTATGATGGATCCATCCTATGAAAAGATACTATCTTTAAAACCAGACCTTGTAATAATTTCAAAGGATGTCACTCCCAAGGAGGTTTACAACAGGCTGGTAGAGCTCGGTATAAAAGTTCATGTTTATGCTCCAGAGACTCTGAAAAACATGCCTGATGAATTAATAAGACTGGGAATTGCAATTGGTAAGGAAAGGGAAGCTAAAATTGTTGCCCGTGAATTTAAAGAAAGCATTAAAAAAATAAAAAAGCCTTTCAATGGACAGAGGGCATTATTTGTAATATGGGCTGAGCCTCTTACAGTTGCTGGGAAATCATCTCACATAAATGAGGTTATGAATCTGCTTGGACTAAAAAATATCGCAGAGACTTCATCAATCAACATAGAGACAGTTATAAAGTTAAATCCAGAGATAATTTTTTTTGGCGCAGGGCATAAAACAGTCTATGAAAGACTTATTTTAAAGTTGAAAGACACGAATGCATTCAAAAAAGGAAACATCTACTTTATAAGTGATAAAATATACCATCTAAGCCCAAGAATAATTGAAGGAATAAGGGAGATGGCAGGTGTAAAAATCAAGAATTAA